One window from the genome of Thermus sediminis encodes:
- a CDS encoding NAD(P)/FAD-dependent oxidoreductase, whose amino-acid sequence MRAEVAVVGAGIIGALAAYELARRGLSVLLLDAGKEGAATPASAGMLAPYPEGLSGELLEAGLFGLDYYQELLAELKEKGFPVEAGFAGTHVVALSEEEKGIWAAQEPLPYPVRGGQGARRFPGGYVNPRALREALLAALRGMGVGLVQAEAEGVEEGRVFWREGEVRARFVLLAVGAWGGRFGLRVRPLKGEALLLRGEAPPGPLFAGDGYLLSREGGVYVGATSREGWAEGVDLFGLRWLADYAHERFPLLEGAPFRGVLWGYRPLGELFVGEVARGVYAAVGHGRNGVLLAPWTAKRLLGLLGVEG is encoded by the coding sequence ATGAGGGCCGAGGTGGCCGTGGTGGGGGCAGGGATCATCGGGGCCCTGGCCGCCTACGAGCTCGCTAGGCGGGGCCTTTCCGTCCTCCTCCTGGACGCGGGGAAGGAGGGAGCGGCCACCCCGGCCAGCGCCGGGATGCTCGCCCCCTACCCCGAGGGGCTTTCCGGGGAACTTCTGGAGGCGGGGCTTTTCGGCCTGGACTACTACCAGGAGCTCCTCGCCGAGCTCAAGGAGAAGGGCTTCCCGGTGGAGGCGGGCTTTGCCGGCACCCACGTGGTGGCCCTGAGCGAGGAGGAGAAGGGGATTTGGGCTGCCCAAGAGCCCCTCCCGTACCCCGTGCGGGGCGGGCAGGGGGCGAGGCGCTTCCCCGGGGGGTACGTGAACCCCAGGGCCCTCCGGGAGGCCCTCCTCGCCGCCCTCCGGGGGATGGGGGTAGGGCTGGTCCAGGCCGAAGCCGAGGGGGTGGAGGAGGGGCGGGTCTTCTGGCGGGAGGGGGAGGTGCGGGCCCGCTTCGTCCTCCTCGCCGTGGGGGCCTGGGGCGGGCGGTTTGGCCTCAGGGTGCGCCCCCTGAAGGGGGAAGCCCTTCTCCTAAGGGGCGAGGCCCCGCCCGGCCCCCTCTTCGCCGGGGACGGGTACCTCCTCTCCCGGGAGGGCGGGGTCTACGTGGGGGCCACGAGCCGGGAGGGTTGGGCCGAGGGCGTGGACCTCTTCGGCCTCCGTTGGCTTGCCGACTACGCCCACGAGCGCTTTCCCCTCCTGGAAGGGGCCCCCTTCCGGGGGGTCCTCTGGGGCTACCGGCCCTTGGGGGAGCTCTTCGTGGGGGAGGTGGCGAGAGGGGTTTATGCGGCGGTGGGGCACGGGCGGAACGGGGTCCTCCTGGCCCCGTGGACGGCAAAAAGGCTTCTTGGGCTTTTGGGGGTGGAGGGATGA
- the thiC gene encoding phosphomethylpyrimidine synthase ThiC → MTQLEAAKKGLVTEEMAYVAEREGVSPEFVREGVAAGRIVIPRNPNHKTLKDFKGIGEGLSVKVNANLGTSYDYVDVEEEVEKAKVAIRYGADTLMDLSTGGDLKEIRRRVLEVATVPLGTVPIYEAEFRAAKRKNFFDMSADELFGVIEEHGKEGVDYITVHVGVTLKNLEVYRNAARTTGIVSRGGGLMAAWMLHRGEENPLYARFDDLLEIARTYDLTLSLGDGLRPGSLADSTDRAQIAELLTIGELVERARRAGVQAMVEGPGHVPLNEVAANVQIQKKLTGHAPFYILGMLPVDTAAGFDHIAGAIGGALAGWMGADMLCYLTPAEHLGLPTPEHVKAGVIAFKIAAHAADVARGNKGALERNRRMSLARYQLDWEAQFALSLFPEEARRLKEERGSRTKACSMCGPFCPMNLVEAVLKGRARMELPLA, encoded by the coding sequence ATGACGCAGTTGGAAGCGGCAAAGAAGGGACTTGTCACCGAGGAGATGGCCTACGTGGCCGAAAGGGAAGGGGTTTCCCCCGAGTTCGTGCGGGAGGGGGTGGCGGCGGGGCGGATCGTGATCCCCCGGAACCCCAACCACAAGACCCTCAAGGACTTCAAGGGGATCGGGGAGGGGCTTTCCGTCAAGGTGAACGCCAACCTGGGGACCTCCTACGACTACGTGGACGTGGAGGAGGAGGTGGAAAAGGCCAAGGTGGCCATCCGCTATGGGGCGGACACCCTCATGGACCTCTCCACTGGAGGGGATCTCAAGGAGATCCGCAGGAGGGTCCTCGAGGTGGCCACCGTTCCCCTGGGCACCGTCCCCATCTACGAGGCGGAGTTTAGGGCGGCGAAGCGCAAGAACTTCTTTGACATGTCCGCGGATGAGCTCTTCGGGGTCATAGAGGAGCACGGGAAGGAGGGTGTGGACTACATCACCGTCCACGTGGGGGTAACCCTGAAGAACCTGGAGGTTTACCGGAACGCCGCCCGCACCACGGGCATCGTGAGCCGGGGCGGGGGGCTCATGGCCGCCTGGATGCTCCATCGGGGGGAGGAAAACCCCCTCTACGCCCGCTTTGACGATCTCCTGGAGATCGCCCGTACCTACGACCTGACCCTCTCCCTGGGGGACGGCCTTCGCCCGGGCTCCCTGGCGGACAGCACCGACCGGGCCCAGATCGCCGAGCTCCTCACCATCGGCGAGCTGGTGGAAAGGGCCAGGAGGGCGGGGGTGCAGGCCATGGTGGAGGGGCCGGGGCACGTCCCCCTGAACGAGGTGGCCGCCAACGTGCAGATCCAGAAGAAGCTCACGGGGCACGCCCCCTTCTACATCCTGGGGATGCTCCCCGTGGACACGGCGGCGGGCTTTGACCACATCGCCGGGGCCATCGGCGGGGCCCTGGCGGGGTGGATGGGAGCCGATATGCTCTGCTACCTCACCCCGGCGGAGCACCTGGGCCTGCCCACCCCCGAGCACGTGAAGGCGGGGGTCATCGCCTTCAAGATCGCCGCCCACGCCGCCGACGTGGCCCGGGGGAACAAGGGAGCTTTGGAGCGGAACCGGAGGATGTCCTTGGCCCGCTACCAGCTGGACTGGGAGGCCCAGTTCGCCCTTTCCCTTTTCCCGGAGGAGGCGAGGCGCCTCAAGGAGGAGCGGGGGTCTAGGACCAAGGCCTGCAGCATGTGCGGCCCCTTCTGCCCCATGAACCTGGTGGAGGCAGTCCTCAAGGGGCGGGCCCGGATGGAGCTTCCCCTCGCATGA
- the thiD gene encoding bifunctional hydroxymethylpyrimidine kinase/phosphomethylpyrimidine kinase: MRTALTIAGSDPSGGAGLQADLKAFQRFGVYGMAAPTLLTVQNTLGVRRVELLPPELVYEEIAAILEDIPVHAAKTGALGSAAIIAKVAEAVERYGISPLVVDPVMVAKSGDPLLDPSAVSVLVERLFPLATLITPNRMEAEALLGRPIRGLEEAEEAALALLALGPGAVLLKGGHLEGEESVDLLATRGSLRRFAAPRIPTRNTHGTGCTLSAAIAALLALGKPLEEAVAEAKAYLTRALMTAPPLGHGHGPLNHGA; the protein is encoded by the coding sequence ATGCGGACCGCCCTCACCATCGCCGGCTCGGACCCCTCCGGGGGAGCAGGGCTCCAGGCCGACCTCAAGGCCTTCCAGCGCTTCGGGGTCTACGGGATGGCAGCCCCCACCCTCCTCACGGTGCAGAACACCCTGGGGGTCAGGCGGGTGGAGCTCCTGCCCCCGGAGCTCGTTTATGAGGAGATCGCCGCCATTCTGGAGGACATCCCTGTCCACGCCGCCAAGACCGGGGCCCTGGGGAGCGCCGCCATCATCGCCAAGGTGGCGGAGGCGGTGGAGCGCTACGGGATCTCCCCCCTGGTGGTGGACCCGGTCATGGTGGCCAAAAGCGGGGACCCCCTCCTGGACCCTTCCGCGGTCTCTGTCCTCGTGGAAAGGCTTTTCCCCCTGGCTACCCTCATCACCCCGAACCGCATGGAGGCCGAGGCCCTTTTGGGTAGGCCCATCCGGGGCCTGGAGGAGGCGGAGGAGGCTGCCTTGGCCCTCCTGGCGCTGGGCCCCGGGGCCGTCCTCCTCAAGGGGGGGCACCTCGAGGGGGAGGAGAGCGTGGACCTCTTGGCCACAAGGGGAAGCTTGAGGCGCTTCGCTGCTCCCCGCATCCCTACCCGAAACACCCATGGCACCGGGTGCACCCTCTCCGCCGCCATCGCCGCCCTCCTGGCCCTGGGGAAGCCCCTGGAGGAGGCCGTGGCCGAGGCCAAGGCCTACCTCACCCGGGCCCTCATGACCGCTCCCCCTTTGGGCCACGGCCACGGGCCCCTGAACCACGGGGCCTGA
- a CDS encoding MGH1-like glycoside hydrolase domain-containing protein, translating to MVLPLKEDDTYLVLNERGFAEAGAEGFYRHDTRFLSRYRLGLPPGLALLESRSPRPDHLVQDWARFGGPEGELYLRRTLRVARGRVEEVLLFRNLGREAQEVAVVVEAVPSFQDLFQARGWHPSPPPERGFAYRAPDGVEKRVALSPSPPPGGHRLALPPKEEGVLGWTVALESPLGTQGDLPSYEAFLAAFPQGEGPWAPVLRQALLDLRALLLATPEGPVPAAGIPWFVAPFGRDSLLTAFMLLPWGKEVARGVLRYLARRQGAALDPLREEEPGKILHEERLGELSRLGHVPFARYYGTVDATPLFVVLLGRYLDLMGDLALVQELRPHWEAALGWLERADLDGDGLLEFAPKGGGLAVQSWKDSHDSMSHRDGRLAEPPLAVSEVQGYAYAAHLVARDFYMALGEEEKARRHQKRAEALFHLIQERFWIPELGTYALALDRHKEPLRVKASDAGHLLWAGAVPEEQVGDLLETLLSEEMWTGWGLRTLGRREARYNPLSYHNGSVWPHDTALFAGGLFRYGRKEQGAQVAQALLELAQSQPDLRLPELVGGFPREAGLPPVPYPVACRPQAWDAAAVVYLYALVQGVRAW from the coding sequence ATGGTCCTTCCCCTCAAAGAAGACGACACCTATCTGGTCCTGAACGAGCGGGGCTTCGCTGAGGCGGGAGCGGAGGGGTTCTACCGGCACGACACCCGCTTCCTCTCCCGCTACCGCCTGGGGCTCCCCCCTGGCCTCGCCCTGCTGGAAAGCCGTTCCCCTAGGCCCGACCACCTGGTCCAGGACTGGGCCAGGTTCGGGGGGCCGGAGGGGGAACTTTACCTGAGGCGCACGCTGAGGGTGGCCCGGGGGCGGGTGGAGGAGGTCCTCCTCTTCCGCAACCTGGGCCGCGAAGCCCAGGAGGTGGCCGTGGTGGTGGAGGCGGTGCCCAGCTTCCAAGACCTGTTCCAGGCCCGCGGCTGGCACCCTTCCCCCCCTCCGGAAAGGGGGTTCGCCTACCGGGCCCCGGATGGGGTGGAGAAGCGGGTGGCCCTCTCCCCCTCCCCCCCGCCGGGCGGCCATCGGCTGGCCCTTCCCCCCAAGGAGGAGGGGGTCCTGGGCTGGACGGTGGCCCTGGAAAGCCCCCTCGGGACCCAAGGCGACCTCCCCAGCTACGAGGCCTTCCTAGCCGCTTTCCCCCAAGGGGAAGGCCCCTGGGCCCCGGTCCTGCGGCAGGCCCTCCTGGACCTGAGGGCCCTCCTCCTCGCCACCCCCGAGGGCCCCGTGCCCGCCGCGGGCATCCCTTGGTTCGTGGCCCCCTTCGGCCGGGACAGCCTCCTCACCGCCTTCATGCTCCTCCCTTGGGGAAAGGAGGTGGCCCGCGGGGTCCTCCGCTACCTGGCCAGGCGGCAGGGGGCGGCCCTAGACCCCCTTCGGGAGGAGGAGCCAGGGAAGATCCTCCACGAGGAACGCCTCGGGGAGCTCTCCCGCCTGGGCCATGTCCCCTTCGCCCGCTACTACGGCACCGTGGACGCCACCCCCCTTTTCGTAGTCCTCCTGGGGCGGTATCTGGACCTCATGGGGGACCTGGCCCTGGTGCAGGAGCTGAGGCCCCACTGGGAGGCGGCCCTGGGCTGGCTGGAGAGGGCTGACCTGGACGGGGACGGGCTCCTGGAGTTCGCCCCTAAGGGAGGAGGGCTCGCCGTCCAGTCCTGGAAGGACTCCCACGACTCCATGAGCCATAGGGACGGCCGCCTGGCCGAACCCCCTCTGGCGGTGAGCGAGGTCCAAGGCTACGCCTACGCCGCCCACCTGGTGGCGCGGGACTTCTACATGGCCCTAGGGGAGGAGGAGAAGGCCAGGAGGCACCAGAAGCGGGCGGAGGCACTCTTCCATCTCATCCAGGAGCGCTTCTGGATTCCCGAGCTGGGGACCTACGCTCTGGCCCTGGACCGGCACAAGGAGCCCCTGAGGGTGAAGGCCTCCGACGCCGGCCATCTCCTCTGGGCAGGGGCGGTACCCGAGGAGCAGGTGGGGGACCTTTTAGAAACCCTCCTCTCCGAGGAGATGTGGACGGGCTGGGGGTTGCGCACCCTGGGGAGGAGGGAGGCCCGCTACAACCCCCTCTCCTACCACAACGGCTCCGTCTGGCCCCACGACACCGCCCTCTTCGCCGGGGGGCTTTTCCGTTATGGCCGCAAGGAGCAGGGGGCGCAGGTAGCCCAGGCCCTCCTGGAGCTAGCCCAAAGCCAGCCCGATCTGCGCCTGCCCGAGCTCGTGGGGGGCTTCCCCAGGGAGGCAGGCCTACCCCCTGTGCCCTACCCCGTGGCCTGCCGCCCCCAGGCCTGGGACGCCGCGGCCGTGGTCTACCTCTACGCCCTGGTCCAGGGGGTGCGGGCCTGGTGA